A segment of the Streptomyces sp. ITFR-21 genome:
CTCGGCGGCCAGCCCCCGCATCAGGTTGCGCACCCAGTGGATGCCCTCGGGGTCCAGGCCGTTGACCGGCTCGTCGAAGAGCAGCACCTCGGGGTCGCCGAGCAGCGCGCCCGCGATGCCGAGCCGCTGCCCCATGCCCAGCGAGAACCCCTTGGAACGGTGGCCCGCCACCCCCTGCAGGCCCACGACCCCCAGCACCTCGTCCACCCGGCGGGCCGGGATGCCGGACAGCTGCGCCAGGCTCAGCAGGTGGTGCCGGGCGCTGCGCCCGCCGTGCACCGCCTTGGCGTCGAGCAGCGCCCCCACCCGGCGCGGCGCGTTGGGCAGCTTCCGGTACGGCAGCCCGCCGATCGTCACCTCCCCGGACGTCGGGGCGTCCAGACCCAGGATCATCCGCATCGTGGTGGACTTCCCCGACCCGTTGGGACCGAGGAAGCCGGTGACGGTGCCGGGCCGCACCTGGAACGACAGGTCGAACACGGCGGTCTTCGTGCCGTACTGCTTGGTCAGGCCCACTGCCTGGATCATGCTCCGCCCCTCGTGTGCCACGGGAGCGCGTGCCCCCGTGGAGGAGGAAGCGTAGCGGGCGGGGTTCGGTTCCCCCCGCCCGCCGACAGGACCGCTGATGGGGCCTTCGACGGCCCGGTGCGGGCCGCCGGCCGCCGGCCCGGTACGGGGCCCTCACGCGTCGCGGCCGCCGATCAGGCGTCCCGCTTCTTCAGCACCGCGTAGCCGCCGAGCAGCGCCGCGACCACCCACACCGCCATGATGAGGATGCCGCCCCAGGGACCGTACGAGGTGTGTTCGCCGTCGGACGGGACGACCTGCATGATCTTCTGTCCGGCCTGGTCGGGGAAGTAGCGGGCCACCGTCTTCACCTTGGGCACCGCCGACAGGATCGGCGAGACCAGGAAGAAGAACGGCATCAGCACGCCCAGGCCCAGCATCGGGCTGCGCAGGACGGCCGCCGCGCCCACGCAGAACAGCACGATCAGCGTCATGTAGAGCCCGGCGCCGAACACCGCGCGCAGCACGCCGGGGTCGGAGATCTCCGCCCGGTGCGAGCCGAGCAGCGCCTGGCCGAGGAAGAACGTGATGAAACTGGTGGCCTCCCCGACCACCAGCGCCAGCACGCCGGCCACCGTGACCTTCGACAGGTAGAACTCGCCGCGCTGCGGCACCGCGGCCAGCGAGGTGCGGATCATGCCGGTGCTGTACTCGCTGGAGATCACCAGCACACCGAACACGATCAGTGCCAACTGCCCCAGCGTCATGCCGAAGAAGCTGGTGTTGGTCGGGTCGAAGGTCAGCCTGTCGGACTCGGACAGGCTGTCGAAGGTGTTGTTGAACACCAGGCAGATCACCGCGCCGAGCGCGACGGTGACCAGGAAGGCCAGGGCCAGCGTCCACACGGTGGACCGGACCGACCGGATCTTCGTCCACTCCGACTGGAGGACGGCCGAGGGCGCTGCCATCTCAACGCCTCTTTCCGGAACCGGGGTTGCGCCAGCCGGCGCCCCACTGCGGCGCCGCGGGCGCCTGCGGCTGACCGGGCTGGCCGGGCTGACCCGGTTGACCGGGCCCGCCGGCCTGCGCCGGCGGCTGCCCCGCCGGGACCGCCCCCACCCCCGACGGCCCCGACCCCAACGACCCTCCGGCGTGGTACTCAACCGACTCCGCGGTCAACTGCATAAACGCTTCCTCCAACGAAGCCCGCTGTGGGCTGAGTTCGTGCAGCACCAGCTGGTGCTGGGCGGCCAGCTCACCGAGCTCGGCCGCGTCGCCGTCCTGGATCTCCAGCGAACCGTCGCCGGTCTCGACCACCGGGTGCCCGGCCCCGTGCATCACGTCCTTGAACCGCTCCACCTGCGGCGTGCGGATCCGTACGTAGGAACGGGAGTTCTGCGCGATGAAGTCCGCCATCGAGGTGTCCGCCATCAGCCGGCCGCGGCCGATCACGATGAGGTGGTCGGCGGTGAGAGCCATCTCGCTCATCAGGTGGCTGGAGACGAAGACCGTACGGCCCTGCTCGGCCAGCCCCTTCATCAGGTTGCGGATCCAGTGGATGCCCTCGGGGTCCAGGCCGTTGACCGGTTCGTCGAACATCAGGATCTCGGGGTCGCCCAGCAGCGCCGCCGCGATGCCGAGCCGCTGCCCCATGCCCAGCGAGAACCCCTTGGAGCGCTTCCCGGCCACCGCCGTCAGGCCCACCGTCTCCAGCACCTCGTCCACCCGGCGCCGCGGAACGCGGTTGGACTGGGCGAGGCACAGCAGGTGGTTGTACGCGGTGCGCCCGCCGTGGATCGCCTTCGCGTCCAGCAGCGCGCCGATGTACTTCAGCGGCTCGCTGAGCTGCGCGTAGTGCTTGCCGTCGATGCGCACGTCGCCGCTGGACGGGGTGTCCAGGCCGAGCAGCATACGCATCGTCGTGGACTTGCCCGCGCCGTTGGGCCCGAGGAAGCCGGTCACCACGCCGGGGCGCACGGTGAAGGTCAGATGGTCGACTGCGGTCTTGTCCCCGTACCGCTTGGTGAGCCCCTGCAACTCAATCATGGGGCGAGGCTAGCAAGACACGGCGGAACCCCCGATCCCGACAGTGGAAGGCGGGGCGGGGGTTCCGGGAACTGCGGGCCAACAGCCGGTGCCGACGGGCGTCGCGGCCCGCCTCAGCACCTGCCGGACCCGTAGCGGGGCGGCCTCGTCCGACGCGTCAGCGGGACTGCTGCGCCGGAACGCCGCGGGAGATCGGCTCGTCGTCGACGGGAGAGCTGGCCGCCGCCACCGCGGCACCGGTCAGCGTCGCCAGCATCTCGCGGACGTTGGTCAGCTGCGCGTTGATGCTGTCGCGGCGGTTGGTGAGCGCCGCCAGCTCGCGCTCGGACTCGCTGCGGATCCGGTCGGCCTTGGCGTTGGCGTCGGCCACGATGTCCTCGGACTGGCGCTGCGCGGTCTCCACGGTCTGCCGGGCGCGGCGCTCGGCGTCGGTACGCAGCTTCTCGGCCTCCAGACGGAGCTGCTCGGCGCGGTGCTCGATCTCCGCCAGGCGCTTCTCCGCCTTGGCCTGACGCGACGCCAGGTCGCGCTCGGACTGCTCGCGGCGCTTGGCCAGGTTGGTCTCGAAGTCCGCGGCGGCCTGGGCGGCCTTGGCGCGGGTCTCCTCGAAGAGCGCGTCGGCCTCCTCCCGCTTGGCCTGCGCGTCCTTCTGCGCGTCCGCGCGCAGCTGGGTGGCGTCGCCCTTCGCCTTGTCGACGATCCGGGCGCCCTCGTCCTCGGCCTTCGCCTTGCGGTCGTTGGCGAACGCCTCCGCGTCGTTGCGCACCTGCGAGGCGGCCGACTCGGCCAGCTCACGGTGCTGCTCGGCGGCGCGGCGGGCCTCCTCGCGCAGATCCTTCGCCTCCTCCTCGGCGAGGCGGAGGATCTTCTCCACACGCGCGCCGAGGCCCGCGTACGACGGCTCCGAGTCGTTCACCTGAGCCTGGGCGTTCTGGGTTTCGAGGTGCAGCTCCTCGATGCGCTTCTCCAGCGCGGTGATGCGGGTGAGGGCGCTGTCACGGTCGGCGACGAGCTTGGTGATGCGGTCGTCCACCTGTCCGCGGTCGTATCCGCGCCGCACGAGCTCGAAGCCGAAGGGGGAGGAAGTGTCGCTCATGGGGTTCCTGTCGATTCAGACCGGTGAGGTGATAGAGGGAATCCTAGGGGCCCAGGCGGCGTGTCACCGAGCCATTGCGCATCAGGTATGAAAAAGGTCCGCTCAATCGAGTGGAGCATCATCGATGCGCTTGCCGCTCGTTCGGGTGGTTCCGGCGCCGGCACCTGCGGCAACGGTGCTCTTGGGAACCTCGCTGCCCGATGCGTCGAACGACTCCAACGCCTCCAGCACGTCCTGGACACGGGAGATCTCCGCGTTGATGTCCTGTCTGCGGCGCACCAGGATCTCCAGTTCTCTTCTGCCTTCGCCGACCATGCGTTCGGCCTCGGCACGGGCCTCCCTCTTGACCCGTTCCGCCTCGCGCTCGGCTTCGGCCTTCTTCTGGTCGGCCTCCTTGAGCAGGCTCTCGACCTTCTTGACGGCGGCGATCCGTACCTTGCTCGCCTCCGACGTGGCCGTGGACTTGATCTCGGCGGCCTTCGCCTCCGCCTCGGCGAGCTGCTCGGTGGCGGCCGCGACCAGTTTGTCCACCCGCTCGCCCACCGACTTCATCGCCTCCGCGGCCTCCTTGCGGGCCCGCTCGTGCAACTCGTCGACCTCGGCCTCGACCCGGGTCCGCAGCTCTTCGGTGCGTTCCCTTATGGCGGTCTGGTCCTGGCGGGCTTCGCGCAGCATCGTATCGGCGTCGGTCCTGGCCCGCTCGACCAGCCCGTTGGCCTCCAGGGTGGCCTCGTTGACCAGCCGGTCGGCCTCGGCGCGGGCCGCGCCCACCATCGAGTCCGACCGCTCCTCGGCGACGGCGGCGGTCTTGCGCGCCTCGGCCTGCGCCTTGCCGATCAGCTCGTCGGCCTGCTCGGCGGCCTCGCTGCGGCGCTTGTTGGCCGCCTCCCGGGCCTGGTCCAGGATGCGCTGCGACTCGTTGCGGGCGTGCTCCGCGTCGCGTTCCGCGGTGTCCAGCGCCTCCCTGGCCAGGATACCGAGCCGCTCGGCCTCCTCGCGGGCCTTGCCGATCAGCTGATCGGCCTGCCCGGCGGCGTCGGTACGCATCCGGTTGGCGTCGTCGCGCGCCTCGGCGCGCAGCCGGTCGGACTCCTCGATCGCCTCGTTGACCTGATGGTCCGCCAGCGCGCGGGCCGCCTCGGCCTCTTCCCTGCTCTCCCGGCGGACCCGCGCCGCGTCCTCGGCGGCCCGGTCCCGCTCGGAGTTGGCGTCGGCGTGCATCCGGTCCGCCTCGCCCTGCGCGTCGGCGCGCAGCTGCTGCGCCGCGTGCTCGGCGGCCGACCGCAGCCCGGCGATCTCCTGCTCGGCCTCCTGGCGCAGGTGCGCGACGGAGTCCCGTACCTGGTGGGCGGTCTGCTCGGCGGCACTGACCAGCTCGGCGGCGCGCTGCTCGGCCTCGGCGACCAGCCGGTCCGCCTCGGCGGCGGCCTCCTCGACCCGGCGGCGGGCGGCGGCCAGCAGCTCCTCGCTCTCCCGGCCGGCCCGCGCCCGCTCCTGCTCGGCGTCGGCGCGGGCCGCGCCCAGCAGCTCCTCGGCCTCCCGGCGGCGCCGGTTCGCCTCCTCCTGGGCGGCGACCAGCGCCTCGTCGGCCTCCAGCCCGATCCGCTCGGCGGCGGTGGCGGCGTCGGCGCGCACCCGGTCCGCGGTCTCCTGCGCCTCGGTCCGCAGCCGCTCGGCGTCCGCGGTGGCCTCCGCCTGGAGCCGTACCGCGATGTTCTCGCCCTCGGCGCGGGTCTGCGCCGCGTCGGCGGCGGCTTCGTCCCGCAGCCGCACCGCCTCGGTCTCGGCCTGTTCCCGCAGGGCGCGGACCCGCTCCGCGGTCTCCGTCCGCAGCCGCTCGGCCTCCTGCTCGGCCTCGCCGCGGACCCGGTCCGCCTCGGCGTTGGCCTCCCGCAGGCCCTGCTCGGCCGAGGCGACCCGCGCCTCGGCCTCCTCGCGCAGCCGGACCAGATCGGACTCGGCCTCGGCGCGCATGCGGGCCACCGAGGCGTCCGCCTCGGCCCGCTGCTCCTGGGCGGCCCGATCGGCCTCGTCCCGTACCGCGGCGGCCTGCCGCTCCGCCTCGGTCCGCAGCTCCTCGGCCTCGGCGCGGGCGGCCCGCAGCGCCTCCTCGGCCTTGCCGTTCAGCGCGGAGGCGCGCTCCACGGACTCGGTACGCATCCGGTCCGCCTCGGCGGCGGCGCTCTGCCGTACCTCCTCGCCGTCCGCCTTGGCCTTGGCCAGCAGCTCCTCGGCCCTGCTGGCGGCCTCCTCGATCTGCTGCACCGCCTCACGGCGGGCCTCGCCGCGGATCCGCTCGCCCTCGGCGACCGCGTCGGCCCGCAGCTGCTCGGCCTCCCCGCGCAGCCGCCGGGCCTCCTCCTGGAGCTCTACGGTCCTGGCCCGGTACTCCTCGGTGTCGTCCTTGGCGGCGCCCCGCAGCTCCTGGGCGGACGCCTCGGCCTCGGCCCGCAGCCGCTGGCCCTCCGCCTCGGCCTCGCCGCGGATCCGCTCGGCCTCGTCGGCGGCGGACTTCGTGGTGGAGCGGGCGTCCTCGGACGCCTTGGTAAGGATCTCCTCGGCGGACCTGGCGGCTTGCGCGAGCTGCGCCGCCGCGTCCTCCGAGGCCGCCGCGCGGGCCGCCTCGGTGGCCTCCACCGTGATCCGCTCGGCCCGGGCACGGGCGTCCGCGACGGTCTGCTCGGCCTCCGCCTTGGCCGCCTCGACCTCCCGGGTGGCCTCGTTGACCATCCGGGCGATCTCGGCCCTGGCGGTACGGGTCCGCTGCTCGTTCTCCGACTCGGCGGCCGCCAGCCGCTTGGCGGCGCCCGCGGCGGCCTCCTCGCGCAGCCGCTCGGCCTCCGCGCGGGACGTCCGCAGTGCCTCGTCCGCCTCCCGCAGCCGCTCCTCGGCCAGCCGGGACAGCTCGATCGCCCGGGTCCTGGCCTCGTCGGACTCGCTGCGGGTGGTGGTGCGCAGCTGCTCGGCCTCGGCGGTGGCCTCCTGGGCCTGCGCGGACGCGGCGGTCAGCAGCCGCTCGGCGTCCGTACGGGCCCGGCGCAGCAGCTGCTCGGCCTCGGTGCGGGCCGCCTCGGCGTCCGCGGCCAGCCGCTGGCCGGTCTGCTCGGCGATCCGGTTCGCCTCGGCGTGCGCGGCGGCCAGCGCGGCCTCGGACTCGGCGCGGGTCTCGTCCAGCAGCCGACGGGCCTGCGACTCGCTGCGGGCCCGCAGCTGCTCGGCCCAGGCCACGTTCTCGTTGACGTGCGTCTCGACGGTGGCCCGGCGCTCGGCCAGCTCCTCGTCGAGCTGACGGCGGCGGGCGATGGCCTCGGCGTGCCACTCGGCCTCGAAACGGGCCTGGTGCTCGGCCTGCTCCTGGAGCAGCCGCTGGGTCTGGGCACGGGCGTCGCGCAGCTCGCGCTCGGCGTCGGCGCGCAGCTGGTCGGCCTGGATCTGGGCGTTGCGGAGCAGCTGGTCGGCCTGGTGGCCGAGGTTGTCGTACGCAGGGCGGGACGCGAGATTGCGTCGCGCCTCGTGCAGCTTGGCGCGCAGCACCTCGACCTGGTATCCGAGGTCGTCGGCGTGGTCGACGGCCTTGCCCCGCTCGGTCCGCAGCCGTTCCATCTCTGCTTCGAGCAGGGAGAGGTGGTCGTCAGCCCGGTAGCTGTCGTTGCCCCGCACTCCGCGGTCCCATCGGTCTCCTGGCGTCCTCACCCGCCAACCGGGTGAGATTCTCGGTACTTCCGCCGGTCACTCTACCGGGCAGCGCGGGGGTTGGGTCAGTGGTCCAGACGGCTGCGGTCCTTCTGCGAGGTGACGATCTCGGTCAGCACCCCGTGGCAGTCCTTGGGGTGCAGGAAGGTGATCCGCGACTCCATCGAACCGCGCCGCGGGGCGTCGTACAGCACTCGTACGCCCTTGTCCCTGATGGCCTCGGAA
Coding sequences within it:
- a CDS encoding ABC transporter permease, translating into MAAPSAVLQSEWTKIRSVRSTVWTLALAFLVTVALGAVICLVFNNTFDSLSESDRLTFDPTNTSFFGMTLGQLALIVFGVLVISSEYSTGMIRTSLAAVPQRGEFYLSKVTVAGVLALVVGEATSFITFFLGQALLGSHRAEISDPGVLRAVFGAGLYMTLIVLFCVGAAAVLRSPMLGLGVLMPFFFLVSPILSAVPKVKTVARYFPDQAGQKIMQVVPSDGEHTSYGPWGGILIMAVWVVAALLGGYAVLKKRDA
- a CDS encoding ABC transporter ATP-binding protein, which codes for MIELQGLTKRYGDKTAVDHLTFTVRPGVVTGFLGPNGAGKSTTMRMLLGLDTPSSGDVRIDGKHYAQLSEPLKYIGALLDAKAIHGGRTAYNHLLCLAQSNRVPRRRVDEVLETVGLTAVAGKRSKGFSLGMGQRLGIAAALLGDPEILMFDEPVNGLDPEGIHWIRNLMKGLAEQGRTVFVSSHLMSEMALTADHLIVIGRGRLMADTSMADFIAQNSRSYVRIRTPQVERFKDVMHGAGHPVVETGDGSLEIQDGDAAELGELAAQHQLVLHELSPQRASLEEAFMQLTAESVEYHAGGSLGSGPSGVGAVPAGQPPAQAGGPGQPGQPGQPGQPQAPAAPQWGAGWRNPGSGKRR
- a CDS encoding cellulose-binding protein, giving the protein MSDTSSPFGFELVRRGYDRGQVDDRITKLVADRDSALTRITALEKRIEELHLETQNAQAQVNDSEPSYAGLGARVEKILRLAEEEAKDLREEARRAAEQHRELAESAASQVRNDAEAFANDRKAKAEDEGARIVDKAKGDATQLRADAQKDAQAKREEADALFEETRAKAAQAAADFETNLAKRREQSERDLASRQAKAEKRLAEIEHRAEQLRLEAEKLRTDAERRARQTVETAQRQSEDIVADANAKADRIRSESERELAALTNRRDSINAQLTNVREMLATLTGAAVAAASSPVDDEPISRGVPAQQSR
- the scy gene encoding polarized growth protein Scy, whose amino-acid sequence is MRGNDSYRADDHLSLLEAEMERLRTERGKAVDHADDLGYQVEVLRAKLHEARRNLASRPAYDNLGHQADQLLRNAQIQADQLRADAERELRDARAQTQRLLQEQAEHQARFEAEWHAEAIARRRQLDEELAERRATVETHVNENVAWAEQLRARSESQARRLLDETRAESEAALAAAHAEANRIAEQTGQRLAADAEAARTEAEQLLRRARTDAERLLTAASAQAQEATAEAEQLRTTTRSESDEARTRAIELSRLAEERLREADEALRTSRAEAERLREEAAAGAAKRLAAAESENEQRTRTARAEIARMVNEATREVEAAKAEAEQTVADARARAERITVEATEAARAAASEDAAAQLAQAARSAEEILTKASEDARSTTKSAADEAERIRGEAEAEGQRLRAEAEASAQELRGAAKDDTEEYRARTVELQEEARRLRGEAEQLRADAVAEGERIRGEARREAVQQIEEAASRAEELLAKAKADGEEVRQSAAAEADRMRTESVERASALNGKAEEALRAARAEAEELRTEAERQAAAVRDEADRAAQEQRAEADASVARMRAEAESDLVRLREEAEARVASAEQGLREANAEADRVRGEAEQEAERLRTETAERVRALREQAETEAVRLRDEAAADAAQTRAEGENIAVRLQAEATADAERLRTEAQETADRVRADAATAAERIGLEADEALVAAQEEANRRRREAEELLGAARADAEQERARAGRESEELLAAARRRVEEAAAEADRLVAEAEQRAAELVSAAEQTAHQVRDSVAHLRQEAEQEIAGLRSAAEHAAQQLRADAQGEADRMHADANSERDRAAEDAARVRRESREEAEAARALADHQVNEAIEESDRLRAEARDDANRMRTDAAGQADQLIGKAREEAERLGILAREALDTAERDAEHARNESQRILDQAREAANKRRSEAAEQADELIGKAQAEARKTAAVAEERSDSMVGAARAEADRLVNEATLEANGLVERARTDADTMLREARQDQTAIRERTEELRTRVEAEVDELHERARKEAAEAMKSVGERVDKLVAAATEQLAEAEAKAAEIKSTATSEASKVRIAAVKKVESLLKEADQKKAEAEREAERVKREARAEAERMVGEGRRELEILVRRRQDINAEISRVQDVLEALESFDASGSEVPKSTVAAGAGAGTTRTSGKRIDDAPLD